Proteins from a genomic interval of Bdellovibrionales bacterium:
- a CDS encoding methyltransferase domain-containing protein, translating into MNYLKTLLYFGTLVSLYSYNLCYAGTCLGVISEEGNILRSKAEQRKPEQVKSEQSTPKQSTANSKPHLHEDLTAYIAKMEKSSLQKSAFAALAHPGHIVDLGTGSGVAARDLALLYPDSQVIGVDLDEKMVNHAKEHYALPNLDFLVGNAEDSAFPANSLNAVFMSSVGHHLTSYGDGAPFDTSHVKKAIWEIHKQLRYGDIFILRDFVMSPGPAEVFLDLPTDDGTEIGDSEHLSTAALFERFATDFRNSQHPNSGVPYQVTPIVKDGQSQRRRYRMSHRDAVEFILRKDYRESYFAEIQEEYTYFSQSEFENALLKAGFRVVLSSPIFNPWIIANRFKNKFSLQTLDGKTLPFPATNYVIVGEKIRDDEATRIDETSHQVTKDPKFLSVRAMQQLRTGEIYDVVGRPHDTIDVLPFFKRKGQLFVYGHQAYPRPILTAVKSDELLNGASTKGYSFEPLSFVRTHDQAQAAEIERELQSRMGIGPDQLLRAGSDQTYTFYTSPALVTERVTSVAIPIKKRKFSLHYPKKNESGLSSLGAIRPIEATQLLRASQAGSILDSRMEIATYNLLLDERQSIGLWIGEEISLIDNPDYRKSRIKSAFDVLSPRRRARVFQEVDLRNFGQFLEVRTGQFSDFDQQGNTILTTEREYIVPKKFSNSVISVIPSFRMGNNIFVGIETRNLPGIQLNEGYSDIAVNPAWRIPKEITTLESGIEFVKSHVQSDFGLRVRRTYGLGGAYHPTPGLAPEIVYPVVVEVDPSAFPAKTNTPLVWVDLADLIRNRRHIKDGHLLVVAFRLAHATLY; encoded by the coding sequence ATGAACTACCTCAAAACCCTTCTTTATTTTGGAACCTTGGTATCTCTCTACTCATATAATTTATGTTACGCAGGAACCTGCCTCGGAGTTATCTCAGAGGAAGGAAATATCCTCCGGAGCAAAGCTGAGCAGCGCAAACCTGAGCAGGTTAAATCAGAGCAGAGCACTCCTAAGCAAAGCACAGCAAATTCAAAACCGCATCTCCATGAGGATTTAACTGCCTACATTGCGAAAATGGAGAAAAGCTCTCTTCAAAAGTCCGCCTTTGCGGCCCTTGCACACCCTGGCCATATCGTGGACCTCGGAACTGGATCAGGAGTTGCCGCAAGGGATTTGGCTCTTTTGTATCCAGATTCCCAAGTCATTGGAGTGGATCTTGATGAAAAAATGGTGAACCACGCCAAAGAGCACTACGCTCTACCAAATTTAGATTTTCTCGTCGGAAATGCCGAAGATTCCGCTTTTCCTGCGAATTCCTTGAACGCTGTTTTTATGTCTTCGGTAGGTCATCACCTGACGAGTTACGGAGACGGGGCTCCTTTCGATACATCTCACGTCAAGAAAGCTATTTGGGAAATTCACAAACAACTCAGATATGGTGATATTTTTATTCTTAGAGATTTTGTTATGTCTCCAGGACCAGCTGAAGTTTTTCTTGATTTGCCAACTGATGATGGAACTGAAATTGGCGATAGCGAGCACCTCTCCACTGCTGCATTATTCGAGCGATTTGCAACTGATTTTAGAAATAGCCAACACCCAAATTCAGGCGTCCCCTATCAAGTCACACCGATCGTCAAGGATGGGCAGAGTCAACGGCGAAGGTATCGGATGAGCCATCGGGATGCTGTCGAATTTATTCTTCGAAAAGACTATCGAGAGAGCTACTTTGCTGAAATCCAGGAAGAGTACACCTATTTTTCTCAGTCTGAATTTGAAAATGCACTCCTAAAGGCAGGGTTTCGGGTGGTCCTATCTTCTCCAATATTCAATCCATGGATCATAGCAAACCGGTTTAAAAATAAGTTTTCCCTCCAAACCTTGGATGGCAAAACTCTTCCCTTTCCCGCCACCAATTATGTCATCGTAGGCGAAAAAATTCGAGATGACGAAGCGACTCGAATAGATGAAACAAGTCACCAGGTGACCAAAGACCCTAAATTCCTTTCTGTCAGAGCCATGCAGCAGCTAAGAACTGGCGAAATCTATGACGTCGTTGGTCGTCCCCACGATACAATTGATGTACTTCCATTCTTTAAGCGAAAGGGACAGCTCTTCGTTTATGGCCATCAAGCCTATCCGAGGCCCATTCTCACTGCTGTAAAATCAGATGAATTATTAAATGGGGCCAGCACAAAGGGCTATTCATTTGAGCCCCTTAGTTTTGTTCGGACGCACGATCAGGCTCAAGCTGCAGAGATAGAACGCGAACTCCAAAGCCGCATGGGAATAGGACCCGATCAGTTGTTGCGAGCAGGTTCAGATCAGACTTATACTTTCTATACGAGTCCGGCCTTAGTGACTGAAAGAGTCACGTCCGTCGCAATTCCAATTAAAAAACGAAAATTTAGTCTCCACTATCCGAAGAAAAATGAGTCTGGCTTGTCCTCATTAGGCGCGATAAGACCCATCGAAGCCACTCAACTTTTAAGAGCTTCACAGGCGGGCTCCATTCTCGACTCGAGAATGGAGATTGCAACCTACAATCTTCTGCTTGATGAAAGACAGAGTATTGGCTTATGGATTGGAGAAGAGATTAGTCTTATTGATAACCCTGACTACCGAAAGTCTCGTATCAAATCTGCTTTTGACGTACTGTCTCCGCGACGCAGGGCCCGAGTCTTTCAAGAGGTCGATCTTAGAAATTTTGGTCAATTTCTTGAAGTTCGAACTGGGCAATTCTCTGACTTTGATCAACAGGGAAATACAATCCTTACAACCGAAAGGGAATATATCGTCCCTAAGAAGTTCAGCAATTCTGTGATCTCAGTTATTCCCAGCTTTCGAATGGGAAATAATATTTTTGTCGGAATTGAGACGCGAAATTTACCCGGTATACAATTAAACGAGGGCTATTCCGACATCGCAGTCAATCCTGCATGGAGGATTCCTAAAGAGATCACCACTCTTGAATCTGGAATCGAATTCGTTAAATCGCATGTACAAAGTGATTTTGGGCTAAGGGTTCGTCGCACCTATGGTCTCGGCGGAGCCTACCACCCTACTCCCGGTTTAGCTCCTGAAATTGTCTATCCCGTTGTCGTCGAGGTTGACCCTTCCGCATTTCCAGCGAAAACCAACACCCCTCTTGTTTGGGTTGATCTAGCTGACCTTATTCGGAATCGACGTCACATCAAAGATGGCCACCTTCTCGTCGTCGCCTTTCGCCTCGCTCATGCCACTCTTTACTAA
- a CDS encoding SufE family protein, which translates to MVDLITRQDELKAEFSQIQTWEEKYRRLIEIGKTLPEFPEDKRLDDYKVKGCQSQVWLYAYTDENGRIQFQADSDALIVRGLVALLLRVYSNSLPDEILSTPPQFIKDLGFTSNLSPSRANGLFSMVKQIFYYATAFKSLQTTK; encoded by the coding sequence ATGGTCGATTTGATAACGCGCCAAGATGAATTGAAAGCGGAATTCAGCCAAATTCAGACTTGGGAAGAAAAATATCGCCGCCTCATTGAAATAGGAAAAACTCTTCCGGAATTTCCCGAAGACAAGAGACTGGATGATTACAAAGTAAAAGGCTGCCAGAGCCAGGTATGGCTGTATGCCTACACCGATGAAAATGGGAGAATACAGTTTCAAGCCGACAGCGACGCCCTGATTGTCAGGGGTCTCGTTGCTCTGCTCTTAAGGGTATATTCTAACTCTTTACCTGACGAAATTCTTTCCACTCCTCCGCAGTTTATTAAGGATCTGGGTTTTACCTCCAATCTTTCGCCTAGCCGTGCCAATGGTCTCTTCTCCATGGTCAAGCAGATTTTCTATTACGCAACGGCCTTCAAAAGCCTACAGACCACGAAATAG
- a CDS encoding YebC/PmpR family DNA-binding transcriptional regulator, which translates to MGKSWKNPAKAAIAAKKGALFTKLAREISVAARLGGPDPQYNARLSLAVAQAKTQSCPKDTIERAIRKGSGQDSDAAQFEETLYEGYGPHNVGIMVECQTDNKNRTVTEIRNLFRKYGGHMGETGSVAWMFDRVSLVEGTKENIGDPEEEAIEAGANEVDGNPEEGYSFYGSPEELDAIRTALQSRNWGITTSELSYKAKNYTALSEEQLTEVSTLLEALEDNEDSHRVHATIK; encoded by the coding sequence ATGGGAAAGAGTTGGAAAAATCCTGCAAAAGCAGCTATCGCAGCTAAAAAAGGAGCTCTATTTACAAAGCTAGCTCGCGAAATCTCAGTTGCAGCTCGCCTTGGCGGGCCGGACCCGCAGTACAATGCCCGATTGTCTCTCGCTGTCGCACAAGCTAAAACTCAAAGTTGCCCAAAAGACACAATTGAACGAGCTATTCGCAAAGGTTCAGGACAGGATTCGGATGCGGCCCAATTTGAAGAGACTCTCTATGAAGGATATGGGCCTCACAATGTAGGAATCATGGTTGAATGTCAGACTGACAATAAAAATCGCACTGTTACCGAAATCCGTAACCTCTTTCGTAAGTACGGCGGCCACATGGGAGAAACTGGAAGTGTGGCTTGGATGTTTGATCGAGTGAGTCTGGTAGAGGGAACAAAGGAAAACATTGGAGATCCAGAAGAGGAGGCCATTGAAGCGGGAGCCAACGAAGTCGATGGAAACCCAGAGGAAGGATATAGCTTCTATGGTTCTCCCGAAGAATTGGATGCCATTCGAACCGCTCTCCAATCAAGGAATTGGGGCATAACAACATCTGAGCTCAGTTACAAAGCAAAGAACTACACGGCTCTGAGCGAAGAGCAACTTACTGAAGTTTCGACTCTGCTGGAAGCACTTGAAGACAATGAGGATTCCCATCGAGTCCATGCCACGATAAAATAG
- a CDS encoding rRNA pseudouridine synthase yields MTDEPIRLSKLMANRGICSRREADELIAKGWVLADGKIISELGTKVSPQAEIVLKKEATQTLSKKVSIILNKPIGYLSSPTEKDYRLATDLIEPENQERENRRVHKFHPSHRRGLASAGRLDIDSKGLLLLTQDGVLAKTVIGALSAIDKEYLVRVRGQINSEKLAQLAFGLELDGRKLKPAQVKELQPGLLQFVLREGRKRQIRRMCQLVNLEVASLKRVRIGKIRLGNLKEGQWRYLGPNEKP; encoded by the coding sequence ATGACCGACGAACCAATTCGCCTTTCTAAACTCATGGCAAATCGCGGAATCTGCTCACGTCGTGAGGCGGACGAACTCATTGCGAAGGGTTGGGTCCTTGCAGATGGAAAAATTATAAGCGAACTGGGAACAAAAGTATCTCCACAGGCTGAGATCGTTCTGAAAAAAGAAGCGACCCAAACTCTCAGTAAAAAAGTTTCTATTATTTTGAATAAACCCATTGGATATTTATCTAGTCCCACTGAAAAAGATTACAGATTGGCGACCGACCTGATTGAACCTGAAAATCAAGAACGTGAAAATCGCCGTGTGCATAAATTCCACCCTTCTCATCGACGAGGACTCGCCTCCGCTGGCCGCCTAGATATTGATTCGAAAGGATTGCTTCTTTTGACTCAAGATGGAGTGCTCGCAAAGACCGTTATCGGCGCCCTAAGTGCCATTGATAAAGAGTATTTGGTCCGAGTGCGTGGCCAAATCAACTCCGAAAAGTTAGCCCAGCTCGCTTTTGGCTTAGAGCTTGACGGTAGAAAACTAAAACCGGCGCAGGTCAAAGAACTCCAGCCAGGTCTTCTCCAATTTGTTTTGCGAGAAGGTCGAAAACGTCAGATTCGGCGGATGTGCCAGCTTGTCAATCTGGAAGTAGCTTCTTTAAAGCGAGTGCGAATCGGAAAAATACGCTTGGGGAACTTAAAGGAAGGCCAATGGCGCTATTTGGGTCCAAATGAAAAACCCTGA
- a CDS encoding SDR family oxidoreductase, which produces MENCVLVTGAGSGIGTEIAKLYSSKGFEVWLLGRNPKKLETVSQCLEGKSQIFPCDLNDLDQIEKISRNILSSQKGKTLKCLIHNAGLIKRAPFVDSTRSEWQESFNVHLLGPVILTQALLPLMYPAAPAYIVNVSSNLAINPIENTSSYSALKSALLNWTKSLALELASKKIHVNAVAPGIVETPLHGKWSPEDKKYMDKLQPLGRVGTPEEIAQSVYFLGSEGASWTTGSILTVDGGISLI; this is translated from the coding sequence GTGGAAAACTGTGTACTTGTAACGGGCGCAGGCAGTGGCATAGGAACAGAAATAGCAAAACTCTATTCTTCGAAAGGTTTTGAGGTCTGGCTTCTGGGTCGAAATCCAAAAAAATTGGAGACAGTTTCTCAATGTCTCGAGGGAAAATCTCAGATATTTCCATGTGATCTCAATGACTTGGATCAAATAGAGAAAATCAGCCGGAATATTTTGAGCTCCCAAAAAGGCAAGACGCTTAAGTGTCTTATTCACAATGCAGGCTTGATCAAAAGAGCGCCCTTTGTTGACTCAACCCGAAGCGAATGGCAGGAGAGTTTTAATGTGCATTTGCTTGGCCCCGTCATCTTGACCCAAGCCCTCCTGCCCCTGATGTACCCTGCTGCGCCAGCCTACATTGTTAATGTCTCCTCGAATCTGGCCATAAACCCAATAGAAAACACTTCCAGCTATTCGGCTCTCAAATCCGCTCTTCTTAACTGGACGAAATCCCTTGCTTTGGAGTTGGCAAGTAAAAAAATCCACGTGAATGCGGTGGCACCAGGCATTGTTGAAACTCCCCTCCATGGCAAGTGGTCTCCTGAAGACAAAAAATACATGGATAAACTTCAGCCATTGGGACGAGTGGGAACTCCCGAAGAAATAGCCCAAAGTGTTTATTTCCTTGGATCTGAGGGGGCATCGTGGACGACGGGCTCCATCCTCACCGTCGATGGAGGGATCTCCCTCATCTAA
- the ddlA gene encoding D-alanine--D-alanine ligase, whose translation MKNKKIRVGILFGGKSAEHEISLLSARNIIDEIDKSKFEVVMIGVDKMGQWHLDDSAKLFLSSQNPKLIKLDVKGQLVAVNPGSGEAPLVASSRTPLDVDVMFPVLHGPMGEDGTVQGLLRLVDIPFVGSDVLGSAVGMDKDVMKRLLRDSGLPVLPWITLDRRRSAEEWDSKKIMEELGPRVFVKPANMGSSIGVNKAENPKELDRAIHEAFRFDNKVLIEKGEIVREIEIAVLDGNPPMASVAGEIIPKGDFYSYEAKYVDENGADLVVPAALSSAQLNEVQELALKTFQVLEAAGLARVDFFMTQDGRFLVNEINTLPGFTKISMYPTLWKASGVSYGELIEKLIYLAIDRDKKNRRLQTDYSSRD comes from the coding sequence ATGAAAAACAAAAAAATTCGTGTCGGGATATTATTTGGCGGAAAATCAGCAGAACATGAGATCTCTTTGCTCTCAGCACGTAACATAATAGATGAGATAGATAAGAGCAAATTTGAGGTCGTGATGATCGGCGTCGATAAAATGGGGCAATGGCATTTGGACGATTCAGCCAAACTGTTCCTATCGAGTCAGAATCCAAAGTTGATAAAATTAGACGTCAAGGGGCAGCTTGTTGCTGTTAATCCGGGCTCAGGAGAGGCCCCATTGGTCGCGAGCTCTCGAACGCCCTTAGATGTGGATGTGATGTTTCCAGTGCTTCACGGGCCAATGGGAGAGGATGGGACTGTCCAGGGCTTGCTGAGACTCGTGGACATTCCTTTTGTAGGCTCAGACGTTTTGGGCTCCGCTGTGGGAATGGACAAGGATGTGATGAAGCGTCTGCTTCGGGATTCGGGGCTCCCAGTTCTGCCGTGGATAACTTTAGATCGCCGTCGAAGCGCGGAGGAATGGGATTCAAAGAAAATTATGGAAGAGCTGGGTCCTCGAGTGTTTGTGAAGCCAGCGAATATGGGATCTTCCATAGGCGTGAACAAAGCGGAAAACCCAAAAGAATTAGATCGGGCTATTCATGAAGCATTTCGTTTTGACAACAAAGTTTTAATTGAAAAGGGAGAGATCGTCCGCGAGATTGAAATCGCGGTGCTAGATGGCAATCCTCCAATGGCATCGGTAGCAGGTGAGATTATTCCCAAGGGAGATTTTTATTCCTACGAAGCAAAATATGTCGATGAAAATGGGGCTGACCTCGTGGTGCCGGCGGCGTTAAGTTCGGCTCAATTAAACGAGGTTCAGGAGCTTGCTTTAAAAACCTTTCAGGTTCTCGAAGCGGCCGGTCTGGCGCGAGTGGATTTTTTTATGACTCAAGATGGACGCTTTCTGGTAAATGAGATCAATACGCTGCCTGGGTTCACAAAGATCAGCATGTATCCTACTCTCTGGAAAGCCTCCGGTGTTTCTTACGGTGAGCTCATCGAAAAATTGATCTATTTGGCTATCGATAGAGACAAGAAGAATCGAAGATTACAGACGGACTATTCTTCCAGAGACTGA